A stretch of Fusarium poae strain DAOMC 252244 chromosome 2, whole genome shotgun sequence DNA encodes these proteins:
- a CDS encoding hypothetical protein (BUSCO:21635at5125), protein MDGLDEFEKTLAAEKAERERAERHDEEKRHRKHRHHHRHDSERDGERDKDRHRHRHRRRHDEDDDEHRSKRSRHSRDDDDDDGHRSRHRHGDDRYRKTRDAKEDLPIPDEEKPRSQDTVDRSKSTQRDAWMTAPSSIQVDYIHRPDKNKSPSPKPEPKRVVSKREINNHIQDINEGKSLDELDIPSQPTVDYTFGDAGSSWRMTKLKAVYTAAEESGRTVEEVALERFGDLRPFDEAREEKEEMERRRIYGKDYKGHDKPTGDLYRERIKNQHKDSPPPEPEQGTIVPDAHPQTTTTPAMDQTALNRLRAQMMKAKLRRAPNAAQLEEEYNKSAAMFSAAQSNPEAVVLGVMDNRQLAGRRNEAKVITNKRGRERGNVEENTDMTIDDMVREERRTKGQAGGEGLRLAERIAKDGKFDNGLDYMDENAEKLAKRIHKSDINLKNMAVSEFQKMSRALDNCPLCHHEDKNQPPLAPVIALGTRAFLTIATEPEISSGGAVIAPLAHRSNLLECDDDEWEEIRNFMKSLTRMYHEQGREVVFYENAAQPHRRMHAAMVAVPIPYEEGAMAPAYFKEAFLSADEEWSQHRKIIDTGAKARDGMGRSAFRRSIAKEMPYFHVWFTLDGGLGHIVEDAGRWPKGDLFAREVLGGIVDTEPHIIKKQGKWMRGDPRAEAFKKGWRKFDWTRMLAEG, encoded by the coding sequence ATGGACGGCCTAGACGAGTTCGAAAAGACATTGGCCGCCGAAAAGGCCGAGAGGGAACGCGCAGAGCGGCACGATGAAGAAAAGCGTCATCGCAAACACagacatcatcatcgacaCGATTCAGAACGAGACGGAGAACGCGATAAAGATAGACACAGACACCGACATCGCCGAAGAcacgacgaagatgatgacgaaCACAGAAGTAAGCGATCACGACACTCacgcgacgacgacgacgacgatggtCATCGATCGCGACACAGACATGGCGATGACCGATATCGCAAAACGAGAGACGCAAAAGAGGATCTCCCCATCCCCGACGAAGAGAAGCCCCGGAGCCAAGACACCGTTGATAGATCCAAGTCTACCCAGAGAGATGCTTGGATGACCGCTCCTTCATCTATCCAAGTCGATTACATCCATCGCCCAGATAAGAACAAGTCACCCTCTCCAAAGCCAGAACCGAAGCGTGTCGTATCCAAGCGCGAGATCAACAATCACATCCAAGACATCAACGAGGGCAAATCACTTGATGAGCTCGATATTCCATCACAGCCAACCGTCGACTACACCTTTGGCGATGCTGGCTCTTCCTGGCGCATGACGAAGCTCAAAGCCGTATATACTGCAGCCGAGGAAAGCGGTCGGACAGTCGAAGAGGTCGCTCTGGAACGCTTTGGCGACTTACGCCCCTTTGACGAAGCGCgcgaagaaaaagaagagatggaacgaCGAAGAATCTACGGCAAAGACTATAAAGGCCACGACAAACCCACCGGCGATCTATACCGCGAGAGGATCAAGAACCAGCACAAAGATTCACCACCCCCCGAACCCGAACAAGGCACTATCGTCCCAGACGCACATCCCCAAACGACGACCACTCCAGCAATGGATCAAACCGCTCTTAATCGTCTACGCGCGCAGATGATGAAAGCCAAACTCCGCCGCGCCCCCAACGCTGCCCAGCTCGAGGAGGAATACAACAAATCAGCAGCCATGTTCTCCGCTGCACAATCGAATCCCGAAGCCGTAGTCCTTGGCGTTATGGACAATCGCCAACTCGCTGGCAGGAGAAACGAAGCCAAGGTAATTACCAACAAACGCGGCCGCGAACGAGGAAATGTCGAGGAGAATACCGATATGACCATCGACGACATGGTCCGCGAAGAGCGACGTACAAAGGGTCAAGCAGGTGGCGAAGGTCTCCGTCTGGCGGAGCGCATCGCAAAGGATGGCAAATTCGATAATGGGTTGGACTATATGGACGAGAACGCCGAGAAACTTGCAAAGCGTATCCATAAGTCCGACATCAACCTTAAAAATATGGCCGTATCTGAATTCCAGAAGATGTCCCGCGCGCTGGATAATTGTCCTCTGTGCCATCACGAAGACAAGAACCAACCGCCTCTTGCACCCGTCATCGCCCTCGGTACGCGCGCGTTCCTCACGATCGCTACAGAACCTGAGATCTCGTCTGGAGGTGCAGTTATTGCACCTCTTGCGCACAGGTCGAACTTGTTAGAATgtgacgacgacgagtgGGAAGAGATTCGCAACTTCATGAAGAGTTTGACGCGCATGTACCACGAGCAAGGTCGTGAAGTCGTCTTCTACGAAAACGCCGCGCAGCCTCATCGTCGCATGCACGCCGCCATGGTCGCCGTTCCCATACCTTATGAAGAAGGCGCCATGGCCCCTGCGTACTTCAAGGAAGCCTTCCTATCGGCTGATGAGGAATGGAGTCAGCATCGCAAGATCATCGACACAGGTGCCAAAGCGCGCGATGGCATGGGACGCTCGGCGTTTAGACGCAGCATTGCCAAGGAGATGCCTTATTTCCATGTCTGGTTTACGCTGGATGGAGGTTTGGGACACATCGTTGAAGATGCGGGACGATGGCCCAAAGGTGACCTTTTTGCGCGAGAGGTTCTGGGTGGCATTGTCGATACAGAGCCGCATATTATCAAGAAGCAAGGCAAGTGGATGAGAGGCGATCCCAGAGCAGAAGCGTTCAAGAAGGGATGGAGGAAGTTTGACTGGACAAGGATGTTGGCAGAGGGATAG
- a CDS encoding hypothetical protein (BUSCO:10879at5125), which yields MNFDSADVPPIPHRAHGHHAHGYSHSRRRSLQGPSSKRSSNVPPASPEVISNLITSLSVISAPATSHFEASPHSLSLPASPGGYSQGSFGVDYGAFHQPSLDDLRQDPVSLDELAALPPVIRTSKPPSGYSVLTATKSPKSPRSPSREGGLRSFIRNSTSRPSSKGSSQASKNDDTQSIGGLSIERRSGVVTPELNHKQSHDSWGKKTSRSAKGLMYMSSRERLREKEAERKRASGGVPASSSGAFAGESVHSDGRNDPFFAETAIREESQYELPIERPMDGPCAIPARGSSLAKTTQPLRSSGRRSRQEGAVTDVIPEGDEHMRPRERETDRRKPAHNTHQSRSSTRSPVYGLKDASPSNTTSVAGRSFLDISRDDDGLSDEEDEGAPFPAVAQNRKRDQSNDRNDRRRSGQPSPAPAEGVKVKRSSSRLKRLSEPLHLKSEDRIRSSSPQPPIQNQSRNNHHDRPQSADSVDGAVDSYLCSPRLSQKIRHPQTGRVISFSEVGDSEGSAVFCCVGMGLTRYITAFYDELALTLKLRLITPDRPGVGDSEAYSDGTATPLSWPDDVYAICQTLKITKFSILAHSAGAIYALATALRMPQHIRGRIHLLAPWIPPSQMNVFGTSQALPPTNAIPTAQRILRALPTPILKAANSSFMTATSSSITSSLPKTPRRGKKKNGRESTGSSRNVTPSIDKENLYNKATTNGHGDTELDQPTASDNMDRMSMPQGTRGDSDVIAAANDAMADKERQMNYDLRLTHAIWELATTGANPAVDLLVCLERRHTIGFRYVDITRPVVIHHGSRDTRVPVDNVKWLGKTMRRCEVRVLDGEGHGLMASASVMGSVLMEMSKEWEDWMKVTGTEGRKDRERGRRGTLVR from the exons ATGAATTTTGACTCGGCTGACGTCCCCCCTATCCCTCATCGTGCCCACGGCCACCACGCTCATGGATACAGTCACTCTCGTCGTCGTTCGCTACAAGGCCCCTCGTCAAAGCGTTCTTCAAATGTCCCTCCCGCCAGTCCCGAGGTTATCTCAAACTTGATCACCAGTCTGAGCGTCATCTCCGCGCCCGCGACCTCCCACTTCGAGGCATCTCCTCACAGCCTTTCGTTACCAGCGAGTCCAGGTGGTTACAGTCAGGGTAGCTTTGGTGTTGACTACGGAGCTTTCCACCAACCCAGCCTCGACGACTTACGACAGGATCCCGTCTCCCTCGACGAACTCGCCGCTTTACCACCCGTTATACGCACCTCAAAACCCCCCAGCGGATACTCTGTGCTAACCGCGACAAAGAGCCCCAAGAGTCCTCGAAGCCCGAGCCGTGAAGGTGGCCTGCGATCGTTTATCCGGAATAGTACATCCCGACCTTCGTCCAAAGGATCCTCCCAAGCCTCCAAGAACGATGATACACAGAGCATAGGCGGCCTTTCAATCGAACGACGCTCCGGTGTGGTAACACCCGAACTGAACCACAAGCAGTCGCACGACAGTTGGGGAAAGAAAACATCGAGAAGTGCAAAGGGACTTATGTACATGAGCTCGAGGGAGCGCCTACGCGAGAAAGAGGCGGAGCGAAAACGAGCATCCGGTGGGGTCCCAGCTTCATCATCAGGTGCCTTTGCTGGTGAAAGTGTGCATAGCGACGGTCGCAACGATCCTTTTTTCGCCGAAACAGCCATTCGGGAAGAGTCTCAATACGAACTTCCAATCGAACGTCCAATGGATGGACCTTGCGCTATCCCGGCGCGGGGTTCAAGCCTGGCAAAAACCACCCAACCCTTGCGATCGAGCGGGAGGAGATCAAGGCAGGAAGGTGCAGTTACCGATGTAATACCAGAAGGAGATGAACATATGCGGCCTCGAGAACGGGAAACAGATAGAAGGAAACCGGCGCATAACACACATCAATCGAGGTCGTCCACAAGATCGCCCGTCTATGGTCTCAAGGACGCTTCCCCTTCCAATACCACTAGTGTGGCTGGGAGGAGCTTCCTTGATATCAGCCGAGACGACGATGGCTTgagcgatgaagaagacgagggcGCACCCTTCCCTGCTGTCGCTCAAAACAGAAAGCGAGATCAAAGTAATGACCGCAATGATCGGAGACGATCTGGGCAGCCAAGTCCAGCGCCAGCCGAAGGGGTCAAGGTGAAGCGTAGCAGTTCGCGTCTCAAACGCTTATCTGAGCCTCTACACCTCAAATCTGAAGACCGAATTCGCTCCTCTAGTCCTCAGCCGCCGATTCAGAACCAATCGCGCAACAACCACCACGATCGACCTCAATCCGCCGACTCTGTCGATGGCGCCGTTGACTCATATTTATGCTCACCACGGCTGTCGCAAAAGATTCGACATCCCCAGACGGGTCGCGTCATTTCTTTCTCCGAAGTGGGTGATTCTGAGGGTTCTGCGGTCTTTTGTTGTGTCGGAATGGGCTTGACGAGATACATCACTGCTTTTTACGACGAGTTAGCATTGACACTGAAGCTGCGGCTCATTACTCCTGATCGACCAGGTGTTGGTGATAGCGAAGCTTACTCGGACGGAACTGCGACGCCGCTTAGCTGGCCTG ATGATGTCTACGCTATCTGTCAAACTCTCAAGATCACCAAGTTCTCGATCCTTGCTCATTCAGCTGGCGCCATCTATGCCTTGGCTACGGCACTCCGAATGCCTCAACATATCCGAGGCAGGATACACCTTCTTGCGCCGTGGATTCCTCCATCCCAAATGAACGTCTTCGGCACTTCACAGGCTCTACCCCCTACCAACGCCATCCCGACCGCCCAACGTATTCTTCGAGCTCTTCCCACGCCCATTCTCAAAGCTGCCAACAGCAGTTTCATGACGGCAACAAGTAGCTCTATCACAAGCTCATTGCCCAAAACACCACGacgaggaaagaaaaagaacggTCGCGAAAGCACGGGAAGCTCACGAAATGTCACACCGAGTATCGATAAGGAGAATCTGTATAACAAGGCTACTACAAATGGGCATGGTGATACAGAACTCGACCAACCGACTGCATCAGATAATATGGACAGGATGAGTATGCCACAGGGTACGAGAGGTGATTCGGATGTCATCGCAGCGGCGAATGACGCCATGGCGGATAAGGAACGTCAGATGAACTACGACCTGCGACTTACCCACGCTATTTGGGAACTCGCAACAACAGGAGCAAATCCTGCTGTGGACCTTTTGGTCTGTCTTGAACGGCGACACACCATCGGTTTCCGATACGTCGATATTACACGGCCAGTTGTCATTCACCATGGCAGCAGAGACACTCGCGTCCCCGTTGACAATGTCAAATGGCTTGGCAAGACTATGCGTCGTTGCGAAGTCAGAGTCCTCGATGGTGAAGGTCATGGACTCATGGCCAGCGCGAGTGTCATGGGTTCCGTGTTGATGGAGATGAGTAAAGAGTGGGAGGATTGGATGAAGGTCACAGGGACCGAGGGGAGGAAAGATCGCGAGAGGGGTCGGCGAGGGACTCTTGTGCGATAA
- a CDS encoding hypothetical protein (SECRETED:SignalP(1-19)~TransMembrane:3 (n3-14c19/20o29-49i56-75o95-113i)), whose product MDVLLSLPILSYLLSPASASWSTSLNLLFFYMTWTTLVLSHTSLRIRVLGTLAIRVVLYLVPSLLTLVLDTSVPSAAESIKLGGRTSLPQRNGRFIMRQVALVLVNLALVTAAEGASSLGFKYILGEDDFKTASVLPLPWQLAKHILLMLSAREVLTYYIHRNVLHSKGAIAKYHKQYSHSRSAAPYSLQLFADHPIPLLLHRFLPIYLPSIALRPHLLTYFLFLALCTAEETLAMSGYSIVPGIIMGGMTRRTAVHYASGGNCNYGAWGLLDWMNGTGRGRDVLDDVKAEAEKHHVKERSAKKLDSGMGAVKGGIDKFTNGDEGGRRRSSRLRSKRT is encoded by the coding sequence ATGGACGTCCTTCTCTCCCTCCCCATATTATCGTACCTCCTATCACCTGCTTCCGCATCATGGTCAACATCTCTcaatcttctcttcttctacaTGACATGGACGACCCTCGTCCTGTCTCACACGTCTCTTCGCATTCGCGTCCTCGGCACACTCGCCATAAGAGTCGTTCTGTATCTCGTACCGTCTCTTCTGACGCTTGTTCTTGACACCTCTGTACCTAGTGCTGCAGAGTCCATTAAACTTGGTGGCCGCACTTCTCTTCCCCAGCGAAATGGCCGCTTCATCATGCGCCAGGTTGCACTAGTGCTGGTGAACCTGGCGCTTGTGACTGCGGCCGAGGGCGCATCAAGTCTAGGCTTCAAGTATATTCTTGGAGAGGATGACTTCAAGACTGCATCAGTACTTCCCTTACCATGGCAATTGGCGAAGCATATTCTGCTAATGCTGTCGGCGAGAGAGGTGCTGACTTATTACATCCATCGCAATGTGTTGCATTCAAAGGGCGCAATTGCGAAATATCACAAACAATACAGCCACTCGAGGTCAGCAGCGCCTTACAGTCTTCAGCTCTTTGCAGATCACCCAATTCCGCTGCTTCTTCATCGCTTTCTCCCTATCTACTTACCATCTATTGCGCTGCGCCCACATCTACTTACAtacttcctcttccttgcGCTATGCACAGCTGAAGAGACTCTTGCCATGTCGGGGTACAGTATCGTTCCCGGTATCATCATGGGAGGTATGACACGACGCACCGCAGTTCATTATGCTAGTGGAGGTAACTGCAACTACGGCGCATGGGGTCTGTTGGATTGGATGAATGGCACTGGTCGTGGGCGTGATGTCCTCGATGATGTGAAAGCTGAAGCGGAGAAACACCACGTCAAAGAAAGGTCTGCGAAAAAGTTGGATAGTGGCATGGGAGCTGTCAAAGGAGGAATTGACAAGTTTACAAACGGCGACGAGGGTGGCAGGAGAAGAAGTTCAAGGCTTCGATCCAAGCGAACTTAG
- a CDS encoding hypothetical protein (TransMembrane:2 (o273-291i312-331o)~BUSCO:13158at5125) has protein sequence MSRLAGWFRSGTATPATDANSDAGSISTKDNMAREMEDIDDAMASCGLIMNDDIDGAWERLQTGDSSFHQLGLAVTIFMRSVLGFEKAVMTETTTKLDECEAKAWADYKKAQKHGKARAGSKLYPPGTEFELVRAETQLMGAVVGVLHESLIDAMKSFLKLRKAFMTLDAIIEAETKVLASMPKTTSEASLSAKPVTDVTKSMEKLDIESASGTQTPANVDSSSSSNAGTNEDEKVDEGAPLKEARSKATESDSVLLENPLDIFVHSGANMCFGMILLMLTLVPPAFTRLLSVVGFRGDRERGVRMLWRSTAYSNVNGAISGLILLSYYNALLGAVDILPDASDFDEGAEVVGPPRAKCEKLLASMRSRYPDSRLWLIEEARLYSNERDVSKAVDVLTSEGESKMKQVTALNNFELSLNSMAMQDWTLMRDSFMRCVELNDWSHALYYYMAGIASVELYRDATAAGDEDEARRQKVKAEEYLRKAPGVAGKKRFMARQLPFEVFVQRKIQKWEERAKSLSVDLADAIGASPAAEMSYMWNTNKRMGPAELEKAVGGMSWDRCTAKPEVVEKIKAEIDEMGSWALITASLYRNQKKFVEARELLETHVLKHDRFVFKGPTKDDYVLAAGVYEKGAIAWSECCNPPEGTPEEIAAYRRERYDECVKQMDIAKVWEAFVLDTRIGMRVQSGIETLNWFGKKMGYK, from the exons ATGAGTCGTTTAGCTGGTTGGTTCCGCTCGGGCACTGCGACCCCAGCCACAGATGCAAACAGCGATGCTGGCTCCATCTCCACCAAGGATAACATGGCCAGGGAAATGGAGGACATTGACGACGCCATGGCTTCCTGTGGTCTCATTATGAATGACGATATTGATGGTGCATGGGAAAGGCTTCAGACAGGCGACTCATCCTTCCACCAGCTCGGTCTAGCTGTCACTATCTTCATGCGCTCAGTCCTGGGTTTCGAAAAGGCGGTCATGACAGAGACAACCACCAAGCTGGATGAGTGCGAGGCCAAAGCATGGGCAGACTACAAAAAGGCTCAGAAACACGGAAAGGCCCGTGCTGGAAGTAAATTGTATCCTCCTGGCACTGAATTTGAGCTTGTCCGCGCTGAGACGCAGCTTATGGGTGCCGTCGTTGGTGTTTTGCACGAGAGTCTCATCGATGCCATGAAGAGTTTCCTCAAACTCCGCAAGGCATTCATGACTCTTGATGCCATCATTGAAGCTGAGACAAAGGTCCTAGCCAGTATGCCTAAAACCACCTCTGAGGCATCTCTATCCGCCAAGCCAGTCACCGATGTCACAAAGAGCATGGAGAAGCTCGACATTGAGTCCGCATCTGGTACACAAACACCAGCCAACGTGGATTCTTCAAGTTCTTCAAATGCAGGAACAAATGAAGACGAAAAGGTTGATGAAGGCGCACCACTCAAGGAGGCGAGGTCAAAGGCTACCGAGTCCGACTCTGTTCTTCTTGAGAACCCTCTCGACATTTTTGTCCACTCTGGTGCAAACATGTGCTTTGGTATGATCCTTCTTATGCTCACCCTCGTCCCTCCTGCTTTCACCCGTCTCCTTTCAGTCGTCGGCTTCCGTGGTGACCGCGAGCGTGGTGTCCGTATGCTTTGGCGCTCTACGGCCTACTCCAATGTTAACGGTGCCATCTCCGGTCTCATCCTGCTATCTTATTACAACGCTCTGCTCGGTGCTGTCGACATTCTGCCCGATGCCAGTGACTTTGACGAAGGCGCCGAAGTTGTTGGTCCTCCTCGCGCAAAATGTGAGAAGCTGCTTGCCTCCATGCGATCTCGATACCCCGACTCTCGCCTGTGGCTCATCGAAGAAGCCCGACTGTACAGTAACGAGCGTGATGTCTCCAAGGCTGTTGATGTCCTCACATCGGAGGGTGAGTCCAAGATGAAGCAAGTCACCGCCCTCAACAACTTTGAGCTCTCCCTTAACTCCATGGCCATGCAGGACTGGACCCTTATGCGGGATTCATTCATGCGTTGTGTGGAGCTCAACGACTGGAGTCATGCTCTGTACTACTACATGGCCGGCATCGCCTCCGTGGAACTGTACCGTGACGCAACAGCCGCgggagacgaggacgaggcCCGTCGTCAAAAGGTCAAGGCTGAAGAGTACCTCCGCAAAGCGCCCGGTGTAGCGGGTAAGAAACGCTTCATGGCGCGCCAGCTGCCCTTTGAGGTGTTCGTGCAGCGCAAGATCCAGAAGTGGGAGGAGCGCGCTAAGAGCTTGAGTGTGGATCTTGCTGATGCTATTGGCGCGAGTCCCGCGGCAGAAATGAGTTACATGTGGAACACCAACAAGCGTATGGGCCCGGCCGAGCTTGAGAAGGCGGTGGGTGGAATGAGCTGGGACAGATGCACTGCTAAGCCGGAAGTGGTGGAGAAGATCAAGGCCGAGATTGATGAGATGGGATCATGGGCGCTCATCACAGCGTCACTATACAGGAACCAGAAGAAGTTTGTCGAGGCCAGGGAATTGCTGGAGACACATGTCTTGAAACACGACCG ATTTGTATTCAAGGGTCCGACAAAGGATGACTACGTCCTGGCAGCGGGAGTATACGAAAAAGGTGCCATCGCCTGGTCTGAATGCTGTAATCCACCAGAGGGAACGCCTGAGGAGATCGCAGCGTACCGACGAGAAAGGTACGACGAGTGTGTCAAGCAGATGGACATTGCCAAGGTGTGGGAGGCGTTTGTCCTCGATACTAGAATTGGCATGAGGGTGCAGAGCGGTATTGAGACGCTCAACTGGTTCGGAAAGAAGATGGGATACAAATAG
- a CDS encoding hypothetical protein (TransMembrane:13 (i55-76o96-114i126-150o156-175i187-206o218-238i259-282o288-311i323-341o361-383i390-409o415-432i524-548o)), protein MASINIDTTPTASNPDDKIHGSGEKNAQPAGVESGETTDNSASCELQDQSQRLPFVRLMVAYLCLCLAYFISYLDMNSVTTSLPTIAEALDAGPTVTWVGTAYLLGQTAFQPLYGRISDITGRKPILLFSMGCVTIGGLLCGFARTPIWLYACRTISGIGGGGISSSIAIIVSDLVSLRSRGKYQGFISLAIGTGAASGPFVAASLIETRGHSDGWRWAFWVPSILAAFCFTLLLFFLPLKPVSGGFGEKIRKIDWLGVITSVPAIVLVVMSINSGGSIWPWDNIKTILILSIGIVCLLLFIVIEAFVAKIPIIPLRLLKTKSALVLILSGFLHDFVWQTTQYFIPLYFQTVCGYTPLESATLIVSFLIAQGLAGAASGPVMARYARYMPVLRCGLAVWTLGAGLKLLFGQKTHVAIYVVVLAIEGAGVGWVHQPGLVALQANSTDEDRAVATGTRNVFRSLGGVVGIAVSTATYYAVLSKSLGEAVPDWVRDTVLDGTWRAGDSGTSEYESNILEARMEGFRAVFIMSVPMMAICLLASLLVADIILKGDNDNVSEETRSRDGEQRVEAP, encoded by the exons ATGGCATCCATTAACATTGATACTACTCCTACCGCTTCCAATCCGGATGATAAAATCCATGGCTCTGGTGAGAAGAATGCTCAGCCAGCCGGAGTTGAATCTGGTGAGACCACAGACAATTCTGCATCATGCGAACTACAGGATCAGTCACAACGTTTACCTTTTGTTCGTCTCATGGTAGCATATTTGTGTCTATGTCTTGCCTATTTTATTTCATATTTGGATATGAATTCTGTTACCACCTCATTGCCAACTATTGCTGAAGCCTTAGATGCTGGCCCTACCGTAACTTGGGTGGGAACAGCATATCTCTTGGGTCAAACAGCCTTCCAGCCCCTCTATGGCAGAATATCTGACATTACTGGTCGCAAGCCAATCCTTTTATTCTCTATGGGTTGTGTAACCATTGGCGGCCTTCTTTGTGGCTTTGCCCGTACCCCGATATGGTTATATGCATGCAGGACGATCAGTGGCATTGGCGGAGGTGGTATCAGCTCCTCCATTGCTATTATAGTCAGTGACCTGGTCAGCCTTAGGTCGCGGGGAAAATACCAAGGATTTATTAGCTTGGCCATCGGTACTGGAGCTGCATCAGGACCCTTTGTGGCTGCTAGCCTTATAGAAACACGCGGACACAGCGATGGATGGAGATGGGCTTTTTGGGTCCCTTCTATTCTCGCTGCCTTCTGCTTTACACTCCTACTGTTCTTTCTACCACTAAAACCAGTTTCTGGTGGCTTTGGCGAAAAGATTCGCAAAATCGACTGGCTGGGTGTCATCACTTCGGTCCCTGCTATCGTTCTGGTAGTT ATGTCAATCAACTCAGGTGGGAGCATTTGGCCTTGGGATAATATCAAGACCATCTTGATCCTTTCCATCGGCATTGtctgtcttcttctttttattgtTATTGAGGCTTTTGTAGCCAAGATTCCCATTATCCCTTTGCGATTACTCAAAACAAAATCAGCGCTCGTACTGATCCTTTCGGGCTTTCTCCATGACTTTGTCTGGCAGACAACCCAGTATTTTATTCCGTTGTATTTTCAGACAGTCTGCGGATATACCCCGTTGGAGAGTGCGACGCTCATCGTATCATTTCTCATTGCCCAAGGCCTGGCAGGTGCTGCTTCAGGGCCCGTTATGGCTCGCTATGCTAG GTATATGCCCGTGCTGCGATGTGGCCTTGCAGTCTGGACTCTCGGTGCAGGTTTGAAACTTCTCTTTGGTCAGAAAACCCATGTCGCCATCTATGTAGTTGTCCTGGCTATTGAAGGAGCTGGAGTTGGATGGGTACATCAACCAG GACTTGTCGCATTGCAAGCCAACTCAACAGACGAAGATCGTGCTGTAGCAACAGGAACCCGGAATGTTTTCCGATCTCTCGGCGGTGTAGTCGGAATCGCTGTGTCTACTGCCACGTATTATGCAGTCTTGAGTAAGTCCCTTGGGGAAGCAGTTCCGGACTGGGTCCGTGATACCGTTTTAGATGGAACCTGGCGAGCTGGTGACTCAGGCACTAGCGAATATGAGAGCAACATCTTGGAAGCACGTATGGAAGGATTCCGTGCAGTTTTTATTATGTCTGTCCCTATGATGGCAATATGTCTCCTGGCCAGCCTGTTAGTGGCAGACATTATACTAAAGGGTGATAACGACAATGTATCGGAGGAAACAAGGTCTCGTGATGGCGAGCAGCGGGTTGAGGCGCCTTGA